The sequence TTTTCGAATTCTTTTTCTAGTTTTTTGTTTCATTTTTGATTTAAATGGGCTTGGTAAAAATACGGTTTTACTTCTTAAATTTATATTAATGTTTTTGGAATGGCTTTTGATATTTTTTTGAAAAATCGATAAACATGAAAACAGTTATTTCAACCCTATTTTTACTTTTAGTTGTACTGACAACTCAAGCTCAAGAAGTAAATCAAATTCCAATAAAACAAATTCCTGCAAAGTATATTCAAATTCAAATCATTCCGAGAACATTGTTTGAAAAAGCTTACGTTTCTGTAGATTATGGACAATTAGAAGAAAGATTTTCTAACAAGGAATTTAAAAATAAAACCATGTTAAAACGAGATAATTCGGAAATGGAATTTTTCTCATATCTAGCGCTTTTGAATTTTTTTTACGATAATGGATTCAAACTAATTGAAAGTTATCAAGATATTTCAACAAATGTCGACCATGAAGTAACCGCAAATTCAAGAAAATATTTGTTAGAGAATTTGAATTATCAAAATTAAAGAGTATTTCTAAAATCCAATTAAATTCCTTTTATTTACAACATCAAAAAACATTGTTATGGCAAAAAATAAAACGGTTTTTACAGATGAAAGCGTAATCGAATTTATCGAAAAATTAGAAAACGAAACTAAAAAATCAGATTCATATCAATTGATTCATTTAATGTCTGAAATCACAGGTCAAGAACCAAAAATGTGGGGACCATCGATTATTGGTTTCGGACAATATCATTATAAATATGCAAGCGGTCACGAAGGCGATGCGCCTGTTTTAGGTTTTTCGCCACGAAAAGCAGCTATTTCTTTATATGTTTTTTCGGGTGCCGAAGAACATCTACCAACGGTCGAAAAATTAGGAAAATTCACGATGGGAAAAGCTTGTATTTATGTCAAAAAAATGAGCGATATCGATCTAGAAGTTTTAAATGAATTGATGCAACAATCTATCGATTTTGTATCGGAAAAGTATGAACGAATTTCTTAAAATATGAGTGCTTTTTTTACTATTGACGAATATATTTTGCAGTTCGATTCTGATAAACAAAATGTATTAAATGTGGTTCGTGACGCAATTTGTGAGGCTGCTCCCGAAGCAACAGAAACCATTAATTACAATATGCCAACGTTTCGTTTTAATGGAAATCTGATTCATTTTGCAATGTATAAAAACCATTTAGGAATTTATCCCGGACCCGAAACTATTGAAGCTTTTGCAGAAAAATTAACAGATTACAAAACTTCAAAAGGTGCCATTCAACTTCCTTTGGATGAAGAAATCAATGTGCAATTGATTCAGGAATTGGTTTTATACAATTTAGAAAAATTAAAAGATAAACAAGTTCCTGATTGGAAAAAACATCACAACAAATGGAGCGATGCCATTGAAATCATGGAACAAATCATTGCCCAAACACCATTAGATAAAACCTTTAAATGGGGTGGAGATGTGTATGTTTTTGACGGTAAAAATGTGATTTCGTATGCAGGTTTTAAAAATCATTTTGCGTTGTGGTTTTTTCAAGGCGTTTATTTGCAAGACGAGGCTAAAGTTTTAATCGCGGCTTCTGAAGGAAGAACGCATGCGCAACGTCAATGGCGATTTACGGATGCAAATCAAATGGATGAAGTTTTGATTTTGAAATACATAAATGAAGCCATTCAATTAGTTAAAAACGGAATCGAATTTAAACCAGTTAAAGCGCCACCAAAAGTAGCTTCAGGATTATTTGCAGAAGCACTTTCCAGCAATAAAAATTTGAATGATGCTTTTTATAAATTATCAATTAGTAAACAAAACGAATACATTATTTATATAGATGATGCCAAACAAGAAAAGACCAAAATTTCGCGTATCGAGAAAATAACGTCAATGATTTTGGAAGCTAAAGGTTTAAACGATAAATATCAGAAGAAAAAATAATGT comes from Flavobacterium sp. I3-2 and encodes:
- a CDS encoding DUF1801 domain-containing protein; the encoded protein is MAKNKTVFTDESVIEFIEKLENETKKSDSYQLIHLMSEITGQEPKMWGPSIIGFGQYHYKYASGHEGDAPVLGFSPRKAAISLYVFSGAEEHLPTVEKLGKFTMGKACIYVKKMSDIDLEVLNELMQQSIDFVSEKYERIS
- a CDS encoding DUF1801 domain-containing protein gives rise to the protein MSAFFTIDEYILQFDSDKQNVLNVVRDAICEAAPEATETINYNMPTFRFNGNLIHFAMYKNHLGIYPGPETIEAFAEKLTDYKTSKGAIQLPLDEEINVQLIQELVLYNLEKLKDKQVPDWKKHHNKWSDAIEIMEQIIAQTPLDKTFKWGGDVYVFDGKNVISYAGFKNHFALWFFQGVYLQDEAKVLIAASEGRTHAQRQWRFTDANQMDEVLILKYINEAIQLVKNGIEFKPVKAPPKVASGLFAEALSSNKNLNDAFYKLSISKQNEYIIYIDDAKQEKTKISRIEKITSMILEAKGLNDKYQKKK